A genomic segment from Gemmatimonadota bacterium encodes:
- a CDS encoding gamma carbonic anhydrase family protein has translation MTILPYKDKTPQIDPSAYIAPGAVVIGDVVISARTSIWFNAVIRGDVEPIVIGEGSNIQDGTVVHTDPGYPCNVGKNVTVGHNAILHGCRIEQGVTIGMGATVLTGSTVGKSALVAAHALVLEGAEVEPRTLVAGVPAKPRRTLSDDEIARFLNNTRRYQKRRLLYMGQNK, from the coding sequence ATGACAATTTTGCCCTATAAGGACAAAACCCCTCAAATCGACCCGTCGGCTTATATTGCGCCCGGTGCTGTTGTAATTGGCGATGTGGTAATCAGTGCTCGCACAAGCATCTGGTTCAATGCCGTAATTCGGGGCGATGTTGAACCCATTGTAATCGGTGAAGGCTCAAATATCCAGGACGGCACTGTCGTGCATACCGACCCGGGTTATCCCTGTAATGTCGGCAAAAATGTAACCGTGGGACACAATGCGATCTTGCACGGTTGTCGAATAGAACAGGGCGTAACCATCGGAATGGGAGCAACTGTATTGACCGGCTCAACAGTGGGTAAATCCGCGCTGGTGGCTGCCCACGCGCTGGTATTAGAGGGAGCAGAGGTCGAGCCACGCACACTTGTTGCCGGGGTGCCCGCCAAACCGCGTCGCACATTATCAGATGACGAAATCGCGCGCTTTTTGAACAATACCAGAAGATATCAGAAACGG